The Manis javanica isolate MJ-LG chromosome 2, MJ_LKY, whole genome shotgun sequence genome contains a region encoding:
- the CCL21 gene encoding C-C motif chemokine 21 isoform X2, giving the protein MAQSLALSVFVLVLAFCTPWTQGSDGGAQDCCLKYSLRKIPAQVVRSYRKQEPSLGCPIPAILFSPRKRSQAELCADPKKAWVQQLMQRLDKPPAPRKQVPGCKKEKGTPKSGKKRKGSKGCKRTEQPDSPKGP; this is encoded by the exons ATGGCTCAGTCACTGGCCCTGAGTGTCTTTGTCCTGGTCCTGGCCTTCTGCACCCCCTGGACCCAAG GCAGTGATGGAGGCGCACAGGACTGTTGTCTCAAGTACAGCCTAAGGAAGATTCCTGCCCAGGTTGTGCGCAGCTACCGGAAGCAGGAGCCAAGCTTAGGCTGCCCCATCCCAGCTATCCT GTTCTCACCTCGGAAGCGCTCTCAGGCAGAGCTATGTGCAGATCCTAAGAAGGCCTGGGTGCAGCAGCTGATGCAGCGTCTGGACAAGCCACCAGCCCCACGGAAACAAGTCCCAGGCTGTAAGAAGGAGAAGGGGACCCCCAAGTCTGGCAAGAAGAGGAAGGGCTCCAAAGGCTGTAAGAG GACTGAGCAACCAGACTCCCCAAAAGGGCCATAG
- the CCL21 gene encoding C-C motif chemokine 21 isoform X3 — MAQSLALSVFVLVLAFCTPWTQGSDGGAQDCCLKYSLRKIPAQVVRSYRKQEPSLGCPIPAILFSPRKRSQAELCADPKKAWVQQLMQRLDKPPAPRKQVPGCKKEKGTPKSGKKRKGSKGCKSSHLHS, encoded by the exons ATGGCTCAGTCACTGGCCCTGAGTGTCTTTGTCCTGGTCCTGGCCTTCTGCACCCCCTGGACCCAAG GCAGTGATGGAGGCGCACAGGACTGTTGTCTCAAGTACAGCCTAAGGAAGATTCCTGCCCAGGTTGTGCGCAGCTACCGGAAGCAGGAGCCAAGCTTAGGCTGCCCCATCCCAGCTATCCT GTTCTCACCTCGGAAGCGCTCTCAGGCAGAGCTATGTGCAGATCCTAAGAAGGCCTGGGTGCAGCAGCTGATGCAGCGTCTGGACAAGCCACCAGCCCCACGGAAACAAGTCCCAGGCTGTAAGAAGGAGAAGGGGACCCCCAAGTCTGGCAAGAAGAGGAAGGGCTCCAAAGGCTGTAAGAG CTCTCATCTGCATTCCTAG
- the LOC108384478 gene encoding LOW QUALITY PROTEIN: protein SPATA31F3 (The sequence of the model RefSeq protein was modified relative to this genomic sequence to represent the inferred CDS: deleted 1 base in 1 codon), producing MLSPTFALWDVGYPLYHTYGSIFIIILIIWQVKRSYHALRLEPKRSCCQHYRKVTQRNRDAASRHKRLPQEEAEKPWELLSIMKSQSWLPQEGSVRSILCTDTSFQTCDRMALEIQHLLEIFSLLEGGESHGAWSAVKRQSQCSGDEVGRSAPRQWLGLEGGPDRFR from the exons ATGTTGAGCCCTACTTTTGCTCTGTGGGATGTTGGATATCCCTTATAT CATACCTATGGCTCCATCTTCATTATTATCCTAATTATCTGGCAAGTGAAAAGGAGTTACCATGCATTAAGGTTGGAACCTAAAAGGAGCTGCTGCCAG CATTACCGAAAAGTCACACAAAGGAATAGAGATGCAGCATCAAGACATAA GAGACTTCCCCAGGAGGAGGCTGAGAAGCCGTGGGAGCTGCTCTCTATCATGAAAAG CCAAAGCTGGCTTCCTCAGGAGGGAAGTGTGCGGAGTATCCTGTGTACAGACACCAGCTTCCAAACCTGTGATCGCATGGCCCTGGAGATTCAGCATTTGCTG gaaATCTTCAGTCTGCTGGAAGGAGGGGAATCGCATGGAGCCTGGAGTGCAGTGAAGAGGCAATCGCAGTGTTCTGGAGATGAGGTGGGGAGGTCTGCACCAAGACAGTGGCTGGGACTGGAAGGAGGGCCTGACAGGTTCAGGTGA
- the CCL21 gene encoding C-C motif chemokine 21 isoform X1 has protein sequence MAQSLALSVFVLVLAFCTPWTQGSDGGAQDCCLKYSLRKIPAQVVRSYRKQEPSLGCPIPAILFSPRKRSQAELCADPKKAWVQQLMQRLDKPPAPRKQVPGCKKEKGTPKSGKKRKGSKGCKSGVYSSPSEIVSASDHLSSRRQFRFRIVPPHQARCQTPLGSEMLIAPLRHQEAALSQRSSVR, from the exons ATGGCTCAGTCACTGGCCCTGAGTGTCTTTGTCCTGGTCCTGGCCTTCTGCACCCCCTGGACCCAAG GCAGTGATGGAGGCGCACAGGACTGTTGTCTCAAGTACAGCCTAAGGAAGATTCCTGCCCAGGTTGTGCGCAGCTACCGGAAGCAGGAGCCAAGCTTAGGCTGCCCCATCCCAGCTATCCT GTTCTCACCTCGGAAGCGCTCTCAGGCAGAGCTATGTGCAGATCCTAAGAAGGCCTGGGTGCAGCAGCTGATGCAGCGTCTGGACAAGCCACCAGCCCCACGGAAACAAGTCCCAGGCTGTAAGAAGGAGAAGGGGACCCCCAAGTCTGGCAAGAAGAGGAAGGGCTCCAAAGGCTGTAAGAG TGGTGTCTACAGCTCCCCTTCGGAGATTGTGTCCGCTTCTGATCACCTGAGCAGCCGGCGTCAATTTCGATTCAGAATAGTTCCTCCTCACCAAGCGAGATGCCAAACTCCACTTGGCAGTGAGATGCTCATTGCCCCGCTCCGCCACCAGGAGGCAGCACTGTCGCAGCGGTCCTCGGTCCGCTAA